In one window of bacterium DNA:
- a CDS encoding amidohydrolase family protein: MKRVLGALREAGVPILAGSDSGNPLVVPGAALQEELRQLTDAGIPVEEVWVIATRRAGERLGVPGLGTLEEGAPADLLLFLDDPTRDLAALGSLEAVIAAGRFSTRAGFSRWRWSARERTSSAPGLRGTRGTAGSRRDGAHRALGPRRRRPGPFRTGASHPRSAARPRPVAACAGCAATRSAAAGTPAPRPGRRSHRHRHRFRSRPACSRAPRHRPCPRAASR; this comes from the coding sequence ATGAAGCGGGTACTCGGCGCCCTGCGCGAAGCCGGGGTCCCGATCCTCGCGGGCTCGGACTCCGGCAACCCGCTGGTCGTGCCCGGCGCAGCCCTGCAAGAGGAGCTGCGCCAGCTGACCGACGCCGGAATCCCCGTTGAAGAGGTCTGGGTGATCGCGACGCGCCGCGCCGGCGAGAGGCTCGGTGTGCCGGGCCTCGGAACTCTGGAGGAAGGCGCTCCAGCGGACCTGCTGCTGTTCCTCGACGACCCCACACGCGACCTCGCCGCCCTGGGCAGCCTGGAGGCGGTGATCGCCGCGGGACGCTTCTCTACCCGCGCGGGGTTCTCGAGATGGCGTTGGAGCGCCAGGGAGCGCACTTCGAGCGCCCCTGGGCTGCGCGGGACTCGCGGGACGGCTGGCTCGCGCCGTGACGGCGCGCACCGCGCCCTAGGCCCGCGACGACGACGCCCCGGCCCATTCCGGACCGGGGCGTCTCATCCTCGCAGCGCTGCGCGGCCTAGGCCCGTTGCCGCCTGCGCCGGTTGCGCAGCCACACGATCGGCGGCAGCAGGAACGCCAGCTCCGCGCCCAGGCCGCAGAAGCCACCGCCACCGCCACCGTTTCCGATCACGACCGGCGTGCAGTCGAGCACCTCGTCACCGGCCATGCCCTCGAGCAGCCAGTCGTTGA